One window from the genome of Sulfodiicoccus acidiphilus encodes:
- a CDS encoding FecCD family ABC transporter permease has protein sequence MKGLLLVLVMSTIAAGLLGLLYGPVYTPLNSTGVYREILLDMKLPTVIYAALTGIVLAASGTVLQTLFRNGLMDPYVSGTAAGAAFGAVIAFFTGVPLFLSILAQPVAAFAFSVLGSLIVLALGRKGGPGSLLLAGLTVDFAFTSGLLVAEEYLQFKYPQLPNALYWLFGDVGVKTFTDVGVLLSVTLVFLYVLTLRARAFDLASLGDEVAYANGLNVGKFRLGWLTLTSLVVGYLVSQVGAIGFVGLMSPHMARLMGADGFRQVLLTSCIVGALVMEAANDISDGTFGFIVPITAVTSAFVLPIMIRLAMGLEYRA, from the coding sequence GTGAAGGGGCTTCTTTTGGTTTTGGTAATGTCGACGATCGCGGCTGGCCTCCTCGGGCTCCTTTACGGACCAGTCTACACTCCCCTCAATTCCACGGGAGTATACAGGGAGATCTTACTCGACATGAAGCTTCCAACTGTCATCTACGCGGCCCTAACCGGAATCGTGTTAGCGGCGTCAGGTACAGTTCTCCAGACCCTATTTAGAAACGGCCTCATGGACCCGTACGTGTCTGGTACTGCTGCTGGAGCGGCCTTCGGAGCAGTGATAGCATTCTTCACGGGAGTACCGCTATTCCTCTCAATCTTGGCACAACCGGTGGCAGCGTTCGCCTTTTCCGTACTCGGGTCGTTAATAGTATTGGCCTTAGGAAGAAAGGGAGGTCCTGGGTCGCTTCTATTAGCTGGACTCACTGTCGACTTTGCCTTCACATCAGGACTGCTGGTGGCGGAGGAGTATCTTCAATTCAAGTATCCACAGCTTCCCAACGCCCTCTACTGGCTCTTCGGGGACGTGGGCGTGAAAACTTTCACCGATGTCGGAGTCCTCTTATCAGTGACACTGGTGTTCCTCTACGTCTTAACATTGAGGGCACGGGCCTTCGACCTCGCCTCGCTGGGAGACGAAGTAGCCTACGCTAACGGTCTGAACGTCGGTAAGTTCAGGCTGGGGTGGTTGACCTTGACTAGTTTAGTGGTGGGTTACTTAGTCTCTCAGGTTGGCGCAATAGGGTTCGTCGGGCTAATGAGTCCCCACATGGCGAGGTTGATGGGCGCCGACGGTTTCAGACAGGTGTTGCTAACCTCGTGCATTGTAGGTGCTCTAGTGATGGAGGCTGCTAACGACATCTCGGACGGTACGTTCGGGTTTATAGTACCCATAACAGCTGTCACTTCGGCCTTCGTGCTCCCCATAATGATCAGGTTGGCGATGGGGCTTGAGTACAGGGCTTGA
- a CDS encoding chloride channel protein — MNLRDLPYFERWFIVGLLIGVLAATGALALYFGIKFFEELLLGDVLGVQLPHPVGEGGPLNFVYSPTRYIFLPLVVGLGGAVSGLLTYTFSPEAAGGGTDFAINSYHKNNGRVRLRAVPVKLLASAVTIGSGGSGGREGPTSMIVAGLSSNLINFLRLGAEDRRRAVAIGIGAGIGTIFKSPIGGAILAGELLYKRDIEPEVIFPAVVASAVGYSIFGVVTGFEPIFGYYLQPFSPLRLPLYAFLGVVTGGMSIFYVKTMELFTSRFKALRTSRYVKPAIGGLAAGALALGFPEVMANGYGWVQILMDGKFGDIPTYGVPLLLILISLPFVKVISTSFTVGSGGSGGDFAPGIVIGASTGAVYGYVLHLLLPSVVPSVAPFVIVGMLSLFGAAAKAPLSVTLMVVEMTGGLQLLPGMMIAVAVAYLLSGGNTIYGSQVPTRRDSPVHAGEYNVPLLRSIRVSELQLRDTKLLSTMGSSDARKAIQDSGLFSLPVVDNEGKFLGSVFLSELPASKEPVVNFVRSGVSYVNPSSTAEDAMEVMVRSKSRWAPVVEKGVYKGIVTLDDVLTAYDKKLREMSVKEKT; from the coding sequence GTGAACCTCAGGGACCTACCTTACTTCGAGCGCTGGTTCATCGTAGGGCTACTAATTGGGGTCCTCGCAGCTACTGGAGCGTTGGCACTCTATTTTGGCATAAAGTTCTTCGAAGAGTTGCTCTTAGGAGACGTCCTAGGAGTTCAACTACCACACCCCGTAGGAGAAGGGGGTCCCTTGAACTTCGTTTACTCCCCCACTAGGTACATTTTCCTACCCCTTGTAGTAGGCCTAGGAGGTGCGGTCTCAGGACTGCTTACCTACACCTTCTCTCCTGAGGCAGCCGGAGGAGGTACGGACTTCGCCATAAATTCCTATCATAAGAACAACGGTAGAGTAAGGTTGAGGGCAGTGCCGGTGAAGCTGCTGGCCTCGGCCGTAACCATAGGTAGCGGCGGAAGTGGGGGCAGAGAAGGCCCAACCTCCATGATAGTTGCCGGGCTTTCGTCGAACTTGATCAACTTCCTGAGATTGGGGGCAGAGGACAGGAGGAGAGCTGTGGCGATCGGGATAGGGGCTGGGATAGGGACCATATTTAAGTCACCCATAGGAGGCGCGATCCTCGCCGGGGAACTCCTCTACAAAAGGGATATAGAACCAGAAGTGATTTTCCCTGCGGTTGTGGCCTCTGCGGTGGGCTATTCCATATTCGGGGTCGTCACAGGCTTCGAGCCGATCTTCGGCTACTACCTCCAACCCTTCTCTCCTCTAAGATTACCGCTTTACGCATTTCTAGGCGTAGTGACGGGTGGAATGTCCATCTTCTACGTGAAAACAATGGAGCTATTCACTTCCAGATTCAAGGCACTCAGGACGTCAAGATACGTTAAACCCGCCATTGGAGGACTCGCCGCTGGAGCTTTGGCCTTGGGGTTCCCAGAGGTGATGGCTAACGGCTATGGGTGGGTTCAGATCCTCATGGACGGCAAGTTCGGCGATATTCCTACGTATGGAGTTCCGCTCCTTCTAATATTAATCTCTCTTCCTTTCGTAAAGGTAATTTCTACTTCCTTCACTGTGGGGAGCGGTGGAAGTGGAGGGGACTTTGCGCCAGGAATAGTGATAGGAGCCTCTACCGGGGCAGTCTACGGGTACGTCCTCCACTTACTTTTACCCTCCGTGGTCCCTTCCGTCGCTCCCTTCGTCATAGTGGGAATGCTCTCATTATTTGGAGCTGCCGCTAAGGCACCACTATCGGTGACACTCATGGTGGTAGAGATGACGGGAGGTCTGCAGTTGCTTCCGGGTATGATGATAGCCGTAGCAGTGGCATACCTCCTCTCAGGGGGAAATACGATATATGGATCCCAAGTACCTACTAGACGAGACTCTCCAGTCCACGCGGGAGAATACAACGTTCCCCTCCTCAGAAGTATCAGGGTTTCTGAGCTCCAGCTCAGAGACACAAAGCTACTGTCGACCATGGGATCTTCCGACGCTAGGAAGGCGATTCAGGACTCCGGCCTCTTCTCTCTTCCAGTGGTCGACAATGAAGGCAAGTTCCTCGGTTCAGTATTCCTCTCAGAACTACCGGCTTCAAAGGAGCCCGTAGTTAACTTCGTCAGGAGCGGCGTGAGCTACGTTAATCCATCGTCTACAGCGGAAGACGCAATGGAGGTCATGGTTAGGTCTAAGTCGAGGTGGGCTCCTGTTGTCGAGAAGGGAGTTTATAAAGGCATAGTCACCTTGGATGACGTGCTTACCGCTTACGACAAGAAACTAAGGGAAATGAGCGTGAAGGAGAAGACTTAA
- a CDS encoding MFS transporter, protein MVQYKWIALSNTTLGTMMATINFSIVIISIPAIFKGIQLNPLDSFQYLLWFLFGYSVVISALVVTLGRLSDMYGRVRAYNLGFAIFTTASLLLSITPNGGTLGALELIAFRAIQGLGGGLLFANSAAIITDAFPEQERGKALGINQISAVVGTLVGLVLGGVLSVLNWRYVFLVNVPFGAAGTMWSYLKLKELSTPRRQRIDVVGNLLFSGGLVSLLVGVTYGLLPYGGAPMGWGDPLVWIAMGLGGALLVGFPFVEAKTKEPMFRVELFRDRSFAAANAAGLLNSMARGGVLVLLVLLLQGVWLPLHGYSFQTTPFWSGIYLIPMTVGTAVVAPFGGILTDKYGPRWVATGGALTVAAAFVALMFLPYDFQYPTFALIIFAMGVGNGFFGSPNTAAIMNSSPREHRGAASGMRATMFNVGQTVSIAVFFTAVVLGLNSTLPQAVAAHVTAAGAPQLSVPLSRALSPTGAVFATFLGYNPLQQILASLPASLTSTLSPTVTATLTSNTFFPEMVAGPMTSSLDLAFLVSAVLSAASALLSSVVKRKVGGVIEVKEVRAAAR, encoded by the coding sequence ATGGTCCAGTACAAGTGGATTGCTCTCTCTAACACCACGCTGGGCACCATGATGGCCACTATTAACTTCAGCATAGTCATAATTTCCATTCCAGCCATATTCAAGGGGATACAGCTGAACCCCCTAGACTCCTTCCAGTATTTACTTTGGTTCCTCTTTGGTTACAGCGTCGTCATATCAGCTCTCGTAGTCACTCTAGGTAGACTCTCAGACATGTACGGCAGGGTCAGGGCCTACAACCTAGGGTTCGCAATTTTCACCACTGCCTCCCTCCTCCTATCCATTACACCCAACGGAGGCACACTAGGAGCTCTCGAGCTCATAGCGTTCAGGGCAATTCAGGGACTTGGAGGAGGTCTCCTCTTCGCGAACAGTGCTGCTATAATAACCGACGCCTTCCCCGAACAAGAGAGAGGGAAGGCCCTAGGTATAAACCAGATATCTGCAGTAGTTGGAACTCTAGTAGGTCTGGTGTTAGGAGGAGTGCTATCGGTCTTGAATTGGAGGTACGTTTTCCTCGTAAACGTCCCATTTGGAGCAGCAGGGACGATGTGGTCCTACCTCAAGTTGAAGGAACTCTCGACTCCCAGGAGACAGCGGATAGATGTGGTGGGAAACCTCCTATTCAGTGGAGGTCTCGTATCTCTTCTAGTGGGTGTAACTTACGGTCTCCTCCCATATGGAGGGGCTCCCATGGGATGGGGAGACCCATTGGTGTGGATTGCAATGGGCCTCGGAGGAGCCCTCCTAGTTGGTTTCCCGTTCGTCGAAGCGAAGACGAAAGAGCCGATGTTCAGAGTGGAGTTATTCAGGGATAGGTCGTTCGCGGCAGCAAATGCAGCAGGACTCCTCAACTCCATGGCTAGAGGAGGCGTCCTAGTTCTCCTGGTTTTACTGCTGCAAGGGGTTTGGCTACCCCTCCACGGCTACAGCTTTCAGACCACCCCGTTCTGGTCAGGCATATACTTAATTCCCATGACTGTAGGCACGGCGGTTGTGGCTCCCTTTGGAGGGATCTTAACTGACAAGTATGGTCCGAGATGGGTCGCCACTGGAGGAGCATTGACCGTGGCTGCGGCCTTTGTGGCGTTGATGTTCCTCCCCTACGACTTCCAGTACCCCACTTTCGCTCTGATCATATTCGCGATGGGTGTAGGCAATGGATTCTTTGGCTCCCCTAACACAGCCGCCATAATGAACTCATCGCCAAGGGAACACAGGGGGGCAGCGTCTGGAATGAGAGCCACCATGTTTAACGTGGGGCAGACGGTAAGTATAGCTGTGTTCTTCACCGCGGTTGTCCTAGGTCTTAACTCCACCCTTCCACAGGCCGTTGCCGCTCACGTTACTGCGGCAGGGGCCCCCCAGTTGTCTGTTCCCTTATCTAGAGCTCTTTCTCCAACTGGAGCTGTTTTCGCCACTTTCCTCGGGTACAACCCGTTGCAGCAGATTCTGGCCTCTTTACCTGCTTCCCTTACTTCAACGTTGTCCCCCACCGTAACCGCCACCCTTACCTCCAACACTTTCTTCCCTGAGATGGTAGCCGGTCCAATGACTTCCTCCTTGGACCTTGCTTTCCTAGTTAGTGCGGTGCTCTCTGCTGCGTCAGCGCTTCTTTCCTCCGTCGTAAAACGAAAGGTAGGTGGCGTGATTGAAGTTAAGGAAGTGAGAGCTGCAGCCAGGTAG
- a CDS encoding M20/M25/M40 family metallo-hydrolase, with product MKADYILWEGAGRGPNGAPQVVLGVKGLLYVQISAKTPKDLHSMYAPIARNPAWELLDFLRELRGPDGRVNIPGFYDDILVPPSVEGLTASKLGIDLRLMKEALGYEVQDDFLVKLVRDPTCNLDGIQSGYTGEGSKTVIPSHAFVKLDFRLVPRQQPKVVLAALREMVKKRNLEMMVLGEEEPFRTCEDSEIAKALIDSARETFFMEPLVLPNSPGTGPMASVARTLGIGQIADGVGPDNPGSNIHSFNEFIYKRDYRLCKEWMVNLLKRLGV from the coding sequence TTGAAGGCCGATTATATATTGTGGGAGGGAGCAGGAAGGGGACCCAACGGCGCACCACAGGTAGTCTTGGGAGTCAAGGGTCTACTCTACGTCCAGATAAGCGCAAAGACACCGAAGGATCTTCACTCAATGTACGCTCCTATAGCTAGGAATCCAGCGTGGGAGTTGCTCGACTTCCTGAGAGAACTGCGTGGGCCGGACGGTAGGGTTAACATACCAGGTTTCTACGACGATATACTTGTCCCACCGTCGGTAGAGGGACTTACGGCTTCCAAACTAGGCATAGACCTACGGCTGATGAAGGAAGCCTTGGGATACGAAGTACAGGACGACTTCCTCGTCAAGTTGGTCCGGGATCCTACCTGCAATTTGGACGGAATTCAGTCCGGCTACACTGGGGAGGGTAGTAAGACTGTCATACCTTCCCACGCCTTCGTGAAGCTGGACTTCAGACTAGTTCCTAGACAGCAACCCAAGGTGGTCTTGGCGGCACTGAGAGAGATGGTGAAGAAGAGAAACCTAGAAATGATGGTTCTTGGTGAGGAGGAGCCTTTCAGGACGTGCGAAGACAGCGAGATCGCCAAGGCCCTTATCGATTCGGCAAGAGAGACCTTCTTTATGGAACCGCTTGTACTTCCCAACAGCCCCGGTACAGGACCCATGGCCTCCGTAGCTAGGACTTTGGGTATTGGACAAATAGCGGATGGAGTTGGGCCGGACAATCCTGGATCCAATATACACTCTTTCAACGAATTCATATATAAGAGGGATTATAGGCTTTGTAAGGAGTGGATGGTGAACCTACTGAAGAGGCTGGGAGTCTGA
- a CDS encoding M20/M25/M40 family metallo-hydrolase, translating to MDDLLAFLRIDTQSAKGKGVEGAKFLQDYMQSNGIEAELVKHKAVNPYVLGEINVGAPKTLLIYNHYDVQPVEPLEKWETDPFTPTFKEDKLIARGVADDKGALMARLEAVSELKKEGKLKVNLKFLYEGEEEIGSPHMPSFLPSTQRG from the coding sequence GTGGACGATCTACTAGCGTTCCTGAGGATAGACACGCAGTCGGCTAAGGGAAAGGGGGTCGAAGGTGCGAAGTTCCTCCAAGACTATATGCAGAGCAACGGTATTGAGGCGGAGTTGGTAAAGCATAAGGCAGTCAACCCGTACGTGTTGGGGGAGATCAACGTCGGTGCACCTAAGACCTTGCTCATCTACAACCACTACGATGTTCAGCCGGTGGAGCCGCTAGAGAAGTGGGAGACAGACCCTTTTACCCCAACCTTCAAGGAGGACAAGCTGATCGCTAGAGGAGTAGCTGACGACAAAGGTGCTCTAATGGCAAGGCTCGAAGCTGTGTCAGAGCTCAAGAAGGAGGGTAAACTCAAAGTCAACTTGAAGTTCTTGTACGAGGGGGAAGAGGAGATAGGTAGTCCTCACATGCCTTCTTTTCTCCCGAGTACGCAAAGAGGTTGA
- the glcT gene encoding glucose ABC transporter permease GlcT yields MESSESSTRLRSALNKAALVVPTAALSVILLYLVIWNLYYSFTDWSLFHSVPQFVGFLTYAQAMSTLFFRSSFLHSFELSGGLILVGNLLGIFLAGLLYFVKSSKLRTVYLSIFIAPLAISMAVNGVIWLWLFNLQIGIDWLLVRIGLPALPWLSSTATAFPSMFLVTVWAYTGLAVLFYLASFMGVDKSLIEAARVDGVGSLRTFFKVLLPNSSQGVIVATALLFLFSFKIFSLPFVLSGGPTNVSLQTGVIYMYYLDTTEFFAESTAIATLVTAIAAAVVIPFALLGLKRWVRRE; encoded by the coding sequence ATGGAGAGCTCGGAAAGTAGCACCAGGCTTAGGTCAGCCCTAAACAAGGCAGCCCTAGTCGTACCAACCGCGGCTCTCTCCGTGATACTACTCTATCTCGTGATCTGGAACCTCTACTACTCTTTCACGGACTGGTCGCTCTTCCACTCTGTTCCCCAGTTCGTTGGTTTCTTAACATACGCTCAAGCGATGTCGACTCTGTTCTTCAGGAGCTCCTTCCTTCACTCCTTCGAACTCTCAGGGGGGCTCATCCTCGTTGGGAACTTGCTAGGAATCTTCCTCGCTGGACTACTGTACTTCGTTAAGAGCTCGAAGCTTCGGACGGTCTATCTCTCCATATTTATCGCACCTTTAGCCATATCGATGGCAGTCAACGGCGTAATATGGTTGTGGCTGTTCAACTTACAGATCGGGATAGACTGGTTGCTGGTAAGGATCGGACTCCCTGCCCTTCCTTGGCTGTCGTCAACAGCTACAGCCTTCCCCAGCATGTTCCTTGTTACGGTGTGGGCCTACACCGGCCTTGCCGTACTTTTTTACCTAGCGTCCTTTATGGGCGTTGACAAGAGCTTAATTGAGGCCGCACGAGTGGACGGTGTAGGATCTCTGAGGACGTTCTTCAAAGTTCTCCTTCCTAACTCCTCACAAGGAGTTATAGTAGCCACTGCCCTCCTCTTCCTGTTCTCGTTCAAGATATTCAGCCTGCCTTTCGTCCTCAGCGGAGGGCCAACTAACGTCTCGCTTCAGACGGGGGTGATATACATGTATTATCTCGACACCACAGAATTCTTCGCCGAGTCCACAGCGATCGCAACGCTCGTGACGGCGATTGCGGCCGCCGTCGTGATTCCGTTCGCCTTATTGGGCTTGAAGAGGTGGGTAAGGCGTGAGTGA
- the glcU gene encoding glucose ABC transporter permease GlcU, with translation MSEFRIGPTAKAFLHQLILAIFVVAWVVPIYAMAINGLKSEFDVTSTPVFIPPLHPSLAAFASVWSELNVPLLNSIIVVIPVSVIATFIGAMAAYYFYILSTSKSKSLGILSNTIFSLIALATFMPYQAVVIPLTRIEANWGLLNTYGGVIFAFSLFYIPTAALLMSMFMAVLPRDIIDASRIDGSSDLRTFFKIVVPLTVPGLISTLIFNIIEMWNNFFIPLVLFNVAKQTLIPVAVESFTGGYGTLYNDSFAAAFLASIIPLLIFIFLGRYFIRGLVTLGTGGKGAV, from the coding sequence GTGAGTGAGTTCAGAATAGGTCCAACTGCGAAGGCCTTCCTTCACCAGCTTATTCTGGCTATCTTCGTGGTCGCCTGGGTAGTACCCATATACGCGATGGCTATAAATGGTTTGAAGAGCGAATTCGACGTCACTTCAACCCCGGTCTTCATTCCTCCTCTCCACCCGTCGCTTGCGGCTTTCGCCTCAGTCTGGAGCGAGTTAAACGTTCCGTTACTCAACTCGATCATAGTAGTGATACCAGTCAGCGTGATCGCTACGTTCATAGGTGCCATGGCCGCCTATTATTTCTACATACTGTCAACGTCGAAGAGCAAATCCCTGGGCATCCTAAGCAACACAATCTTCTCCCTGATAGCCCTGGCGACTTTCATGCCTTACCAAGCTGTCGTGATCCCTTTAACTAGAATAGAGGCAAACTGGGGATTACTCAACACCTACGGAGGAGTGATATTCGCCTTTTCCCTGTTTTACATCCCAACCGCGGCCCTCCTCATGTCCATGTTCATGGCCGTCCTTCCTCGGGACATAATAGATGCGTCGAGGATAGACGGGAGTAGCGACCTTAGGACGTTCTTTAAAATAGTAGTTCCACTCACTGTTCCCGGTCTGATATCCACCCTAATATTCAATATAATTGAGATGTGGAACAACTTCTTCATACCTCTAGTCCTTTTTAACGTGGCCAAACAGACCCTCATACCAGTGGCCGTTGAGTCCTTCACTGGAGGCTACGGAACTCTGTACAACGACTCTTTCGCCGCGGCCTTCCTCGCGTCTATTATACCATTATTAATATTTATATTCCTTGGGAGGTACTTCATCAGAGGACTGGTGACATTGGGTACAGGAGGAAAGGGGGCGGTGTGA
- the glcV gene encoding glucose ABC transporter ATP-binding protein GlcV, with product MVVTVKVSKVTKTFRKGKTPVEVLKGVDLVIERGACMGILGPSGTGKTTLMRIIAGLEVPTSGDVYFDDKLVSTSNRIVVPPERRNIGMVFQSWALYPNMKAYDNIAFAVKNRKGEELRKKIEEIAEVLDIKKVLDRYPRELSGGQQQRVALARALAKDPSLLVLDEPFSNLDARIRDSARALVKKVQKEFGVTAIVVSHDPADIFSVADVAGVLLDGNFAQVGSPIELYDSPVSARVARLVGEINELDGQVEGGKLKVLNGTVEVKGLDEGEVKVGMRPEDLKVSEDQVPGMVSLGKVRVKVSSYTGSSFRLVVSPIEDDRVELYVNSDRPMDINSIALLYVRPEKVKIFRK from the coding sequence GTGGTAGTTACAGTCAAAGTTTCCAAGGTGACTAAGACCTTCAGGAAAGGAAAGACACCAGTGGAGGTGCTTAAGGGAGTAGACCTTGTCATAGAGAGGGGCGCATGCATGGGAATACTGGGACCAAGTGGCACTGGGAAGACCACATTGATGAGGATAATAGCCGGCCTAGAGGTGCCCACTAGTGGAGACGTTTACTTCGACGACAAACTCGTCTCAACTTCTAATAGGATAGTCGTACCACCCGAAAGGAGGAACATAGGGATGGTATTCCAATCGTGGGCCCTTTACCCTAACATGAAGGCCTACGATAACATCGCGTTTGCTGTGAAAAACAGAAAGGGGGAAGAACTCAGGAAGAAGATAGAGGAAATTGCTGAAGTCTTGGACATAAAGAAGGTCTTGGACAGGTATCCACGGGAGCTCTCTGGGGGACAACAACAGAGGGTAGCCCTAGCGAGGGCATTAGCTAAGGATCCCTCCCTTCTAGTGTTGGACGAACCTTTCAGCAACTTAGACGCGAGGATAAGGGACAGTGCTAGGGCTCTAGTGAAGAAGGTGCAGAAAGAGTTCGGTGTCACGGCCATAGTTGTGTCCCACGATCCAGCGGATATATTTTCGGTGGCCGACGTAGCTGGAGTGCTCCTAGATGGCAACTTCGCACAGGTAGGCAGTCCAATAGAACTCTACGACTCACCGGTCTCAGCTAGGGTCGCCAGGCTGGTGGGTGAGATAAACGAACTGGACGGTCAAGTGGAGGGTGGAAAGCTGAAGGTCCTGAATGGAACGGTTGAGGTGAAGGGATTAGATGAGGGAGAGGTCAAAGTGGGGATGAGACCCGAAGACCTCAAGGTGTCGGAGGACCAGGTGCCTGGAATGGTGAGCCTCGGGAAAGTCAGAGTGAAGGTGTCTAGCTACACCGGCAGCTCGTTCAGGCTAGTGGTTTCACCCATTGAAGACGATAGGGTGGAGCTCTACGTTAACTCAGACAGACCAATGGACATAAACTCCATCGCTCTTCTGTATGTAAGACCAGAGAAAGTGAAAATTTTTAGAAAATAG